In a genomic window of Hyphomonas sp.:
- the leuB gene encoding 3-isopropylmalate dehydrogenase: protein MKQTLLLLPGDGIGPEVIAEVRRLVDVLVPDLHLETGLVGGASFDAHGTPLTDDTLEQARKSDAVLLGAVGGPKWTDAARDKRPEAGLLALRKGLDVFANLRPAFCFPALVSASSLKPEFVEGLDIMIVRELTGGVYFGTPRGIDEKGGLRRGYDTAIYTHPEIERVTRVAFDIARGRSGRVCSVEKSNVMESGLFWRQEVTLAHAELGAGVDLSHMYADACAMELVRAPKQFDVILADNLFGDILSDAAAMLTGSIGMLPSASLGAEGTPGLYEPVHGSAPDIAGQGVANPCAAILSLEMALRWSLGREKVADALFAAVGKALEKGARTRDLGGGLSTSQMTDAIVAEL, encoded by the coding sequence GTGAAACAGACCCTCTTGCTGTTGCCCGGAGATGGCATCGGACCGGAAGTCATTGCAGAAGTCCGGCGTCTCGTGGACGTCCTTGTACCGGACCTGCACCTCGAGACCGGTCTTGTCGGGGGCGCCTCGTTTGACGCGCACGGCACTCCGCTGACCGACGACACGCTGGAGCAGGCGCGCAAATCCGATGCTGTCCTGCTGGGCGCAGTTGGCGGCCCGAAATGGACGGACGCGGCGCGGGACAAGCGGCCGGAAGCAGGTCTGCTGGCATTGCGCAAGGGGCTGGATGTCTTCGCCAATCTCCGTCCCGCCTTCTGCTTCCCGGCGCTGGTCAGCGCGTCCAGCCTGAAGCCGGAGTTCGTCGAAGGTCTGGACATCATGATTGTCCGGGAGCTGACAGGTGGCGTCTATTTTGGAACACCGCGGGGCATTGATGAGAAGGGTGGTTTGCGCCGGGGGTACGACACGGCGATCTATACCCATCCCGAGATCGAGCGCGTTACCCGCGTTGCGTTCGATATTGCCCGGGGCCGGTCCGGACGGGTCTGTTCGGTCGAGAAGTCCAATGTCATGGAATCCGGCCTGTTCTGGCGACAGGAAGTCACCTTGGCACATGCTGAACTGGGCGCCGGTGTTGATCTCAGCCATATGTACGCAGATGCGTGCGCGATGGAACTGGTGCGCGCGCCGAAACAGTTCGACGTGATCCTGGCTGACAATCTTTTTGGAGACATCCTGTCCGACGCAGCGGCCATGCTGACAGGTTCGATTGGGATGCTGCCATCGGCGTCTCTGGGCGCGGAAGGCACGCCTGGCCTGTATGAACCGGTGCACGGTTCGGCGCCGGACATTGCCGGGCAGGGTGTAGCCAATCCGTGTGCAGCCATTCTGTCGCTGGAAATGGCCCTGCGCTGGTCTCTGGGCCGTGAGAAAGTGGCTGACGCGTTGTTCGCTGCCGTCGGCAAGGCGCTCGAGAAGGGGGCCCGCACCCGGGATCTTGGTGGCGGTCTTTCCACCAGCCAGATGACGGACGCGATCGTCGCGGAACTCTAG
- a CDS encoding TIGR03084 family metal-binding protein, producing the protein MQQANDFLEETRALADVIAPLSDEDYLQKTAFKAWTIDMVLRHLHFWNMAALLSVTDEFAFDTLVMGLTDALRAGSLPDHEKAYLDGLSGRALRDAWLIKAGETADVFAGIDPSRRLKWVGPSMSARSSITARLMETWAHGQEVYDQLGSVRLNKDRIRNIVVLGVNTYGWTFSNRKQPVPEPMPYLVLTSPSGEIWTYGEDQADNRIEGAAEEFCQVVTQVRNVADTRLTVLGANATSWMEQAQCFAGPPQPPPAPGTRRIRERF; encoded by the coding sequence ATGCAGCAGGCGAACGACTTTCTGGAAGAAACGCGCGCACTGGCGGACGTGATCGCGCCGCTCTCAGATGAAGACTACCTTCAGAAAACGGCGTTCAAGGCCTGGACCATCGACATGGTGCTGCGCCATTTGCATTTCTGGAACATGGCGGCGCTCCTTTCCGTCACGGATGAATTTGCGTTCGACACGCTCGTCATGGGCCTGACGGATGCATTGCGTGCCGGTTCCCTGCCCGATCACGAGAAAGCCTATCTGGATGGCCTGTCCGGCCGGGCGCTGCGCGACGCCTGGCTGATCAAGGCTGGCGAGACAGCAGACGTTTTTGCGGGTATTGATCCGTCCCGCAGGCTGAAATGGGTTGGCCCGAGCATGAGTGCGCGCTCATCCATCACGGCCCGCCTGATGGAAACCTGGGCGCACGGTCAGGAGGTCTACGACCAGCTCGGCTCTGTTCGCTTGAACAAGGACCGGATCCGGAACATCGTCGTGCTGGGCGTGAACACCTATGGCTGGACGTTTTCGAACCGGAAACAGCCGGTGCCGGAACCAATGCCTTACCTGGTACTGACATCGCCCTCGGGTGAAATCTGGACCTATGGGGAAGACCAGGCCGACAATCGAATCGAAGGGGCCGCCGAGGAATTCTGCCAGGTGGTCACACAGGTTCGGAATGTAGCGGACACCCGGCTCACCGTTCTGGGCGCGAATGCCACGTCCTGGATGGAGCAGGCCCAATGTTTCGCCGGCCCGCCGCAACCGCCTCCGGCACCGGGCACGCGCCGTATCCGCGAGCGCTTCTAG
- the leuD gene encoding 3-isopropylmalate dehydratase small subunit, with protein MKAFTQLTGTAAPLLEKGKPMSNVDTDMIIPKQFLKTTERTGLSKGLFHELKTRSDGSPNPDFVLNRPEYAKASILIAGENFGCGSSREHAPWALLDQGITCVIAPSFADIFHNNCYKNGILPVRLPVDACQKLAEQAGGSNHVFMVDLASQTVTAPDGEVFEFDVDAGRKANLMAGLDEIGTSMMAEGDIDAFEARRRVSMPWLETSA; from the coding sequence GCGCCCCTTCTGGAGAAGGGCAAGCCGATGTCGAATGTCGACACCGACATGATCATTCCGAAGCAATTCCTGAAGACCACCGAACGGACCGGACTTTCAAAAGGTTTGTTCCACGAGCTGAAAACGCGCTCCGATGGCTCTCCAAACCCTGATTTCGTGCTGAACCGGCCGGAATATGCCAAGGCGAGCATTCTGATTGCCGGCGAGAATTTCGGGTGCGGATCCTCGCGCGAGCATGCGCCCTGGGCGCTTCTGGACCAGGGCATTACCTGCGTGATCGCGCCCAGCTTTGCCGACATCTTCCACAACAATTGCTACAAGAACGGCATTCTTCCCGTAAGACTTCCGGTCGATGCCTGCCAGAAACTGGCCGAGCAGGCCGGTGGCAGCAATCATGTGTTCATGGTGGATCTGGCTTCGCAGACCGTGACTGCGCCGGATGGCGAGGTTTTCGAGTTCGACGTGGATGCCGGCCGCAAGGCAAACCTGATGGCGGGACTGGACGAGATCGGCACTTCCATGATGGCCGAAGGAGACATCGATGCGTTCGAAGCCCGGCGCCGGGTTTCGATGCCATGGCTGGAAACATCCGCATGA